The following proteins are encoded in a genomic region of Rhizobium sp. CCGE531:
- a CDS encoding YdcF family protein: MSMDLTTRKTVSSQPLQEQSRSGRPVRRSLFRRLLRWGGFAFIFLAAIVFGGFLHFADSITTLKPPPDPKADAIVVLTGGYQRIDQAVELLRTGAGNRLLISGAHPTTTPSQIRKLTQSSVNLFNCCVDIGYDALDTIGNAREAAKWIHARGYKSVLVVTNNYHMPRSLAELKYVDPSTDFIAYPVVNSDLKAKNWFTDPNALRTMISEYAKVLLAGARNLTGLGRPIGLRSRQPSDDDD; this comes from the coding sequence ATGAGCATGGATCTGACGACTCGCAAAACCGTGAGTTCGCAGCCGTTGCAGGAGCAATCCCGCAGCGGTAGGCCCGTGCGGCGCAGCTTGTTTCGCCGTCTCCTGCGCTGGGGCGGCTTCGCCTTCATTTTTCTCGCCGCCATCGTTTTCGGCGGCTTCCTGCATTTCGCCGATTCGATCACCACCCTGAAGCCGCCGCCGGATCCGAAGGCCGATGCCATCGTCGTGCTGACGGGCGGTTATCAGCGGATCGATCAGGCGGTCGAGCTGCTGCGCACCGGTGCAGGCAACCGCCTGCTGATATCGGGCGCGCATCCGACCACGACGCCGTCGCAGATCCGCAAGCTGACGCAGAGCTCCGTCAACCTCTTCAACTGCTGCGTCGACATCGGCTATGATGCCCTCGATACCATCGGCAATGCGCGCGAAGCGGCAAAATGGATCCATGCCAGGGGCTACAAGAGCGTTCTCGTGGTGACGAACAATTACCACATGCCCCGCAGCCTTGCGGAACTGAAATATGTCGATCCGTCGACCGATTTCATTGCCTATCCGGTCGTTAATTCCGATCTCAAGGCCAAGAACTGGTTCACGGATCCGAATGCATTGCGCACGATGATCTCCGAATATGCCAAGGTGCTGCTCGCGGGCGCCCGCAATCTGACCGGCCTCGGGCGGCCCATTGGCTTGCGCTCGCGGCAACCGAGCGATGACGATGACTGA
- a CDS encoding 1-acyl-sn-glycerol-3-phosphate acyltransferase, with product MIILRSVLFNTVFYANLIIRMIVLTPIYFLMPRKAAYAIPKAWAQSSTWLMEKIVGTTFEIEGLENIPKGSYIFAPKHQSFWDTFALLPYLDDPVYILKRELMWIPLFGWYAKKQRMIPVDRSARGKVMFDVLKRTREELATGRQLIIYPEGTRRPPGAEPLYKYGIARVYRDLGIPVVAVAMHPGLFWPRRTFRKYPGHFKVRILPPIEPGLDPDAFFARLIEETEKASDKLLVETIAENPHLPIPPTAAQRLAELGKAKPVTAAV from the coding sequence ATGATTATCTTGCGTTCGGTCCTGTTCAATACCGTCTTCTATGCCAATCTGATCATTCGCATGATCGTGCTGACGCCGATCTATTTCCTGATGCCGCGCAAGGCGGCCTATGCGATTCCCAAGGCATGGGCGCAATCGAGCACATGGCTGATGGAAAAGATCGTCGGCACGACCTTCGAGATCGAGGGCCTGGAGAACATTCCGAAGGGCAGCTACATCTTCGCGCCCAAGCACCAGTCCTTCTGGGATACTTTCGCGCTGCTGCCCTATCTCGACGACCCAGTCTATATCCTGAAACGCGAGCTGATGTGGATCCCGCTCTTCGGCTGGTATGCGAAGAAACAGCGCATGATCCCGGTGGATCGCAGCGCGCGCGGCAAGGTGATGTTCGACGTGTTGAAACGCACGCGCGAAGAGCTTGCCACCGGCCGCCAGCTCATCATCTATCCCGAGGGAACCCGCCGCCCGCCGGGCGCCGAACCCCTCTACAAATACGGCATCGCCCGCGTGTATCGCGACCTTGGAATACCCGTCGTCGCCGTTGCCATGCATCCCGGCCTGTTCTGGCCGCGCCGGACCTTCCGCAAATATCCGGGCCATTTCAAGGTGCGCATCCTGCCGCCGATCGAGCCCGGATTGGACCCGGACGCCTTCTTCGCGCGTTTGATCGAAGAGACCGAAAAGGCGAGCGACAAACTGCTGGTCGAAACGATCGCCGAAAACCCGCATCTGCCCATTCCGCCAACCGCGGCCCAGCGCCTGGCGGAACTCGGCAAGGCAAAGCCGGTGACCGCGGCGGTTTGA
- a CDS encoding gamma-glutamylcyclotransferase translates to MDEFWVFGYGSLMWNPGFGYDERAEALIFGYRRLLCVRSWVHRGTEASPGLVLGLDRGGSCRGMAFRVPAFGWDEVLAYLRERELVTNVYLEKTLPIRLADGRRVSAVTYVVDRAHRQYAGTLDAVEAAHVVEAASGRSGPNDAYVFNTLTHLRDMGIRDHWLEQVVGEVERMRKAS, encoded by the coding sequence ATGGACGAATTTTGGGTGTTTGGCTACGGATCCCTCATGTGGAATCCGGGCTTTGGTTATGACGAAAGGGCCGAGGCCCTTATTTTCGGTTATCGTCGCTTGCTCTGCGTCCGTTCCTGGGTCCATCGCGGCACGGAAGCGAGCCCCGGCCTGGTCCTCGGCCTCGATCGTGGCGGTTCCTGCCGTGGCATGGCATTCCGTGTCCCGGCCTTCGGCTGGGACGAGGTATTGGCCTATCTGCGCGAGCGCGAACTCGTCACCAACGTCTATCTCGAAAAGACACTGCCGATTCGGCTCGCCGACGGACGGCGCGTCAGCGCCGTCACCTATGTCGTCGACCGCGCTCACAGGCAATATGCCGGTACGCTGGATGCGGTCGAGGCGGCCCATGTGGTGGAGGCTGCCAGCGGGCGCTCCGGCCCGAACGATGCCTATGTCTTCAATACGCTGACGCATCTGCGCGACATGGGCATCCGCGATCACTGGCTTGAGCAGGTCGTCGGTGAAGTGGAGCGGATGCGAAAGGCTTCCTAG
- a CDS encoding DUF2125 domain-containing protein: MAASSQSVTTGRGKRLWLILLGLVVVLAGLYTGGWYYATGFVRTSVLKALGQQNSAGVAGKCGNMAFNGFPFSIGLTCDTVTVDNQTRGVSANFDTLSASAPVFQPNHVSWSLKSPAELRTTAGLTVSAEWTDLQSNLVAKGRGVAQSQTVINGLKAGIVSSFTGQSVDVTAAHTEMHASQNGSDLDFAIGVENANAVIKDFPQTLPTASTSANVTLSGKAGLLDGSDREGLRGSAGVLHQAVIDIGDGRIMTLSGPFNFDDEGFLSGQFKLEINQIGPWGDSLTATLPAAKNIIKTATKMLKALANGADKVSVDLTADRGRLSLSGFIPLGKIPPI, from the coding sequence ATGGCAGCGTCAAGCCAGAGCGTAACGACCGGTCGAGGCAAGCGTCTGTGGCTCATCCTGCTGGGGCTCGTGGTGGTCCTGGCCGGCCTCTACACGGGTGGATGGTACTACGCGACCGGTTTCGTCAGGACCAGTGTCCTGAAGGCGCTCGGCCAGCAGAACAGCGCCGGCGTTGCCGGCAAATGCGGGAACATGGCCTTCAACGGCTTCCCCTTTTCGATCGGCCTGACCTGCGACACGGTGACGGTCGACAACCAAACGCGCGGCGTCTCCGCCAATTTCGACACGCTCAGCGCATCGGCGCCGGTCTTCCAGCCCAACCACGTCAGCTGGAGCCTGAAATCTCCCGCCGAATTGCGCACGACCGCAGGCCTGACCGTATCGGCGGAATGGACCGACCTGCAATCGAACCTCGTCGCCAAGGGCCGCGGCGTTGCACAGAGCCAGACTGTCATCAATGGGCTGAAGGCAGGCATCGTTTCCTCCTTCACCGGCCAGAGCGTCGATGTGACGGCCGCCCATACCGAGATGCATGCCAGCCAGAACGGCAGCGATCTGGATTTCGCCATCGGCGTCGAAAACGCCAATGCCGTGATCAAGGATTTTCCGCAGACCCTGCCGACCGCATCGACCAGCGCCAATGTGACGCTGTCAGGCAAGGCCGGCCTGCTTGACGGCAGCGACCGCGAAGGGCTTCGCGGCAGCGCGGGCGTGCTGCATCAGGCCGTCATCGACATCGGCGACGGCCGTATCATGACGCTTTCCGGCCCCTTCAATTTCGACGATGAAGGCTTCCTGTCCGGCCAGTTCAAGCTGGAGATCAATCAGATCGGCCCCTGGGGCGATAGCCTGACCGCGACGCTCCCCGCCGCCAAGAACATCATCAAGACGGCCACCAAGATGCTGAAGGCTCTTGCCAACGGCGCCGACAAGGTCTCCGTCGATCTCACCGCCGATCGCGGCCGCCTCTCGCTCAGCGGCTTCATCCCGCTCGGCAAGATCCCTCCGATCTGA
- a CDS encoding prephenate/arogenate dehydrogenase family protein: MSTIQFDRIALIGIGLIGSSIAHDIKRLGLAKEVVISTRSAETLKRAEELQLGDRYTPSSAEAVKDADLVIVSVPVGASESVAKEISVHLKPGAIVTDVGSTKASVIAQMQPHMPSNVHFIPGHPLAGTEKSGPDAGFPGLFKGRWCIFTPVPGTDEAAIKALRDFWETLGSRVDEMDPEHHDKVLAIVSHLPHLIAYNIVGTADDLETVTESEVIKYSASGFRDFTRLAASDPTMWRDVCLHNRDAILEMLSRFSEDLASLQRAIRWGEGDKIFELFTRTRAIRRSIVEAGQDVDTPDFGRHALDTKE; this comes from the coding sequence ATGAGCACGATCCAGTTCGACCGCATCGCGCTGATCGGCATCGGCCTGATCGGTTCTTCCATCGCCCATGACATCAAGCGGCTTGGCCTTGCCAAGGAGGTGGTGATCTCGACGCGCAGCGCCGAGACGCTGAAACGCGCGGAAGAGCTGCAGCTCGGCGACCGCTATACGCCGTCCTCGGCCGAGGCGGTCAAGGATGCCGATCTGGTCATTGTCTCCGTGCCTGTGGGAGCATCGGAGAGCGTCGCCAAGGAGATTTCTGTACATCTGAAACCGGGCGCCATCGTCACCGATGTAGGCTCGACCAAGGCGTCGGTCATCGCGCAGATGCAGCCGCATATGCCCTCCAACGTGCATTTCATTCCGGGCCATCCGCTGGCAGGTACGGAGAAATCCGGGCCGGATGCGGGTTTTCCGGGGCTGTTCAAGGGACGGTGGTGCATCTTCACGCCGGTTCCCGGCACGGACGAAGCCGCGATCAAGGCGCTTCGTGACTTCTGGGAAACTCTCGGCTCCCGCGTCGACGAGATGGATCCGGAGCACCACGACAAGGTGCTGGCGATCGTCTCGCATCTGCCGCATCTCATAGCCTACAACATCGTCGGGACCGCCGACGATCTGGAGACGGTGACCGAGTCGGAAGTCATCAAATATTCGGCTTCAGGCTTCCGCGACTTCACGCGCCTTGCCGCATCCGACCCGACCATGTGGCGCGACGTCTGCCTGCACAATCGCGATGCCATCCTGGAGATGCTGTCGCGTTTCTCGGAGGATCTCGCATCGCTGCAGCGTGCCATCCGCTGGGGCGAAGGCGACAAGATCTTCGAACTTTTCACCCGCACCCGCGCCATCCGCCGCTCGATCGTTGAGGCCGGCCAGGACGTCGACACGCCGGATTTCGGCCGTCATGCCCTGGATACGAAGGAATAG
- the hisC gene encoding histidinol-phosphate transaminase translates to MSMEMSKPVPRPGILDIAAYVPGKEHAPGVARVFKLSSNETPLGASPKAIEAFRGAAEHLERYPDGQARELRQAIADVHGLNVANILCGNGSDELLALLCHTYLGAGDEGIITEHGFLVYKIQIMAAGATPVTVKEKDCTVDVDAILAAVTQKTRMVFVANPANPTGTYVPVSEIRRLQASLPNHVILVLDAAYAEYVRRNDYEAGLELVSANQNVVMTRTFSKIYGLAALRVGWMYGPVDIVDALNRVRMPFNMNVAAIAAGAAAIHDQAFTEKAVAHNTLWIEKMTAALEAIGLRVTPSVANFVLVHFPDSDGKRAAEADDFLTSRGYIVRAVRAYGFPNSLRMSIGTEEANLGVIDTLTEFMGRKV, encoded by the coding sequence ATGAGCATGGAAATGAGCAAGCCCGTCCCGCGTCCCGGCATTCTCGATATCGCTGCCTATGTGCCGGGCAAGGAGCATGCGCCGGGCGTTGCGCGCGTGTTCAAGCTCTCCTCCAACGAGACACCGCTCGGCGCCAGCCCGAAGGCCATCGAAGCCTTCCGTGGTGCTGCCGAGCATCTCGAGCGCTATCCCGACGGGCAGGCCAGGGAGCTGCGTCAGGCGATCGCCGACGTGCATGGGCTGAATGTAGCCAACATTCTTTGCGGCAACGGTTCGGACGAACTGCTCGCCTTGCTCTGCCATACCTATCTCGGTGCAGGCGATGAAGGCATCATCACCGAGCACGGCTTCCTGGTCTACAAGATCCAGATCATGGCGGCCGGCGCGACACCGGTGACGGTGAAGGAAAAGGATTGCACCGTCGATGTCGACGCAATCCTCGCCGCCGTCACGCAGAAGACCAGGATGGTCTTCGTCGCCAATCCGGCCAATCCGACGGGCACCTATGTCCCGGTCAGCGAGATCCGCCGCCTGCAGGCGAGCCTGCCAAATCATGTCATTCTCGTGCTTGACGCCGCCTATGCCGAATATGTTCGTCGTAACGACTACGAGGCGGGTCTGGAGCTCGTTTCGGCCAACCAGAATGTCGTCATGACCCGCACCTTCTCGAAGATCTATGGTCTCGCGGCGCTTCGTGTCGGCTGGATGTACGGGCCTGTCGATATCGTGGATGCTCTCAACCGGGTGCGCATGCCGTTCAACATGAACGTCGCCGCCATCGCCGCGGGTGCGGCCGCCATTCACGATCAGGCCTTCACGGAAAAGGCGGTCGCGCATAATACGCTCTGGATCGAGAAGATGACGGCGGCACTCGAAGCCATCGGCCTCAGAGTGACGCCGTCGGTCGCGAATTTCGTTCTGGTCCATTTCCCCGACAGCGACGGCAAGCGCGCCGCGGAGGCCGATGATTTCCTCACGAGCCGCGGCTATATCGTCCGGGCCGTGCGCGCCTATGGCTTTCCGAACTCTCTGCGCATGAGCATCGGCACAGAGGAGGCCAATCTCGGCGTCATCGACACCCTGACCGAATTTATGGGGCGCAAGGTATGA